From the Phoenix dactylifera cultivar Barhee BC4 unplaced genomic scaffold, palm_55x_up_171113_PBpolish2nd_filt_p 000503F, whole genome shotgun sequence genome, one window contains:
- the LOC103715728 gene encoding L-type lectin-domain containing receptor kinase SIT2-like, which translates to MFQKTLVCLLFLLLLNLAVSTSDDGFTFNGFTGANLTLDGIASITSNGLLMLTNKTRQMKGHAFHPSSFHFRKPPDGKIFSFSATFVFAIISEYGDLSGHGIVFLVSPTTDLSTALPSQYLGLFNSKNNGNSTNHIFAVELDTILSSEFKDIDDNHVGIDINSLTSNSSHTAGYYADDTGSFKNLTLISGQPMQVWVDYDGEEMQLNVTMAPIRMFKPRRPLLSSTIDLSSVLVDPMYVGFSSSTGSVLTSHYVLGWSFKMNGIAQALDYSKLPSLPRIKPKGRSKALDISLPLASAAFVLMIVGAATFLVRRRNKYAELLEDWEHEYGPHRFSFKDLFRATKGFKDKELLGIGGFGRVYKGVLPTSKMEVAVKRVSHESRQGMREFVAEVVSIGNLRHRNLVQLLGYCRRKGELLLVYDYMPNGSLDKFLYDQEKPALDWNQRFRVIKGVASGLLYLHEDWEKVVIHRDIKASNVLLDNELNARLGDFGLARLYDHGTDPQTTHVVGTMGYLAPELARTGKATTITDVFAFGAFILEVACGRRPIEANAEEEHIVLVDWVLENWRRGTIGETRDPRLGEDYAVGELELVLKLGLLCSHPLPAARPNMRQVMQYLDGDAPLPELSPAYLSFNVLATLHNEGFDDYMVSYPSSAYPSSTLTGGR; encoded by the coding sequence ATGTTTCAAAAGACTTTAGTCtgcctcctcttccttctcctcctaaATCTTGCAGTTTCCACCAGCGATGATGGCTTCACCTTCAACGGATTCACTGGTGCCAACCTCACCCTTGATGGCATCGCATCGATCACATCCAACGGCCTCCTGATGCTAACCAACAAGACGAGGCAGATGAAAGGCCATGCCTTCCATCCATCCTCCTTTCACTTCAGAAAGCCTCCAGATGGTAAaatcttctccttctccgcTACCTTTGTGTTTGCAATAATCTCAGAGTATGGCGATCTTAGTGGCCATGGAATTGTCTTCTTAGTCTCCCCCACTACAGACCTCTCCACCGCCTTACCAAGCCAGTACTTGGGCCTCTTCAATTCAAAGAACAACGGTAATTCGACCAATCATATCTTTGCAGTTGAGCTAGATACAATTCTTAGCTCTGAGTTCAAAGATATCGATGATAACCATGTTGGAATCGATATTAACAGCTTAACATCCAACAGTTCTCATACTGCTGGTTATTATGCTGATGATACTGGTTCGTTCAAGAACCTGACCCTTATTAGTGGCCAACCCATGCAAGTATGGGTAGACTACGATGGCGAAGAGATGCAACTCAATGTTACCATGGCTCCCATTAGGATGTTCAAACcccgccggcccctcttgtcttCCACCATCGATCTCTCAAGCGTGCTGGTGGATCCGATGTACGTTGGATTCTCTTCATCAACAGGCTCCGTTCTAACATCTCACTATGTCCTTGGATGGAGCTTTAAGATGAATGGAATAGCCCAAGCGCTTGATTACTCGAAGCTACCTTCGCTCCCCCGCATAAAACCGAAGGGCAGATCGAAGGCTTTGGACATTTCGCTGCCTTTAGCTTCAGCTGCATTTGTTCTGATGATCGTTGGAGCTGCAACATTTCTCGTGAGGAGGAGAAACAAGTACGCGGAGCTGCTTGAAGATTGGGAGCATGAGTATGGGCCTCATCGGTTCTCGTTCAAGGATTTGTTCAGAGCTACTAAAGGCTTCAAAGACAAGGAGCTGCTCGGGATAGGAGGCTTCGGGAGGGTCTACAAGGGGGTGCTGCCCACTTCTAAGATGGAGGTCGCAGTCAAAAGAGTTTCCCATGAATCGAGACAGGGGATGAGGGAGTTCGTAGCTGAGGTTGTGAGCATCGGCAACCTCCGCCATCGGAACCTCGTCCAATTATTGGGTTACTGCCGGCGCAAAGGAGAGCTCCTCTTGGTATATGATTACATGCCAAACGGCAGCCTCGACAAGTTCCTCTATGATCAAGAGAAGCCTGCTCTTGATTGGAATCAGAGGTTTCGAGTCATCAAAGGAGTGGCATCAGGTCTCTTATACCTGCATGAGGATTGGGAGAAGGTGGTCATCCACCGAGACATCAAGGCAAGCAATGTTTTGCTGGATAATGAGCTGAACGCAAGATTAGGTGACTTCGGCCTTGCTAGACTCTACGATCATGGAACCGATCCCCAGACCACTCATGTTGTCGGAACCATGGGCTATCTTGCTCCAGAACTTGCGAGGACTGGAAAAGCAACCACAATCACCGATGTGTTTGCTTTTGGAGCCTTCATCCTAGAGGTAGCCTGCGGGAGGAGGCCGATAGAGGCGAATGCGGAGGAGGAGCACATTGTTTTGGTGGACTGGGTTCTTGAGAACTGGCGGAGGGGCACAATTGGTGAGACAAGGGATCCAAGGCTGGGAGAAGACTATGCCGTGGGGGAGTTGGAGCTGGTGTTGAAGCTTGGATTACTCTGTTCGCATCCGCTGCCAGCAGCCAGGCCGAACATGCGACAAGTGATGCAGTACTTGGATGGTGATGCGCCACTTCCGGAACTGTCGCCAGCTTACCTGAGCTTCAACGTTCTGGCAACGCTTCATAATGAAGGATTCGATGATTATATGGTGTCATATCCCTCTTCAGCGTATCCATCCTCTACTCTCACAGGAGGTAGATGA